A genomic window from Sporosarcina sp. Marseille-Q4063 includes:
- a CDS encoding acyl-CoA dehydrogenase family protein yields MNFDLTEEQQMIKKMIRAFAVEEVAPGAIDRDRTKAFPVEVFKKLSEMGLMGLPFSEKYGGGGADTTSFAIVTEELSRACASTGITYSAHISLGGAPIHLFGTEEQKEEYLTPICTGESFGAFGLTESNAGSDAGGTQTTAVEDGDDFIINGSKVFITNASYAKNLALTAITGMNNGEKEISAIIVPTDAEGFTIIDNYEKMGLNASNTTELILDNVRVPKENLLGARGNGFKQFLVTLDGGRIGIGAMAVGIAQAAYDRALQYSKERKQFGKTLSQFQITQFKLADMALKIELARTMVYKAAWLKDQGRPFSKEAAMCKLYASEIAMENASEAIQIHGGYGYMKEYEVERYMRDAKLLEIGEGTSEVQRMVIARLIGCE; encoded by the coding sequence TTGAACTTTGATTTGACAGAAGAACAACAGATGATTAAGAAGATGATTCGTGCATTCGCGGTTGAGGAAGTGGCACCTGGGGCAATCGATCGTGACCGAACAAAAGCTTTTCCTGTTGAAGTGTTTAAAAAACTTTCGGAAATGGGCTTAATGGGGTTGCCATTTTCTGAGAAGTACGGCGGTGGAGGGGCAGATACAACAAGTTTTGCGATTGTGACGGAAGAACTGAGTCGTGCATGCGCATCGACCGGGATTACATATTCCGCACATATTTCACTTGGTGGAGCCCCAATTCATTTATTTGGCACCGAGGAACAAAAGGAAGAGTATTTAACACCTATTTGTACGGGAGAATCATTTGGGGCGTTTGGGTTAACAGAATCGAATGCCGGTTCGGATGCGGGGGGGACGCAAACGACTGCTGTAGAAGATGGTGATGATTTTATCATAAATGGTTCAAAAGTGTTTATCACAAATGCGAGCTATGCAAAAAATCTTGCACTTACTGCGATTACTGGCATGAATAATGGAGAAAAAGAAATAAGTGCAATCATAGTACCGACTGATGCAGAAGGATTTACAATAATCGACAATTATGAAAAAATGGGCCTCAATGCTTCAAATACAACTGAACTCATCTTAGATAATGTTCGTGTGCCGAAAGAAAACCTGCTAGGGGCTCGTGGCAATGGTTTTAAGCAGTTCCTAGTCACGTTGGACGGCGGACGTATCGGGATAGGCGCAATGGCTGTCGGCATAGCCCAGGCGGCATATGACCGTGCGTTGCAATACTCTAAAGAACGAAAGCAGTTCGGAAAAACGCTATCCCAGTTCCAAATCACGCAATTCAAACTAGCCGACATGGCGCTGAAAATCGAACTCGCCCGAACTATGGTTTATAAAGCGGCTTGGTTAAAAGATCAAGGTCGTCCATTTTCTAAAGAAGCAGCGATGTGTAAATTGTATGCGTCTGAAATTGCGATGGAAAATGCGTCCGAGGCGATACAAATACACGGCGGATATGGCTATATGAAAGAATATGAAGTGGAAAGATATATGCGCGATGCCAAGCTCCTGGAAATAGGTGAAGGCACATCTGAAGTTCAACGAATGGTTATTGCTAGGCTGATTGGCTGCGAATAA
- a CDS encoding cytochrome c, with translation MKNPIIPFLLIFSLGIGLIFFMSLYGIEQKEEIAKEAEGDTTEEAEADVADFDPEVAIGQCVSCHGGDLTGGMGGAAPGLVGTDLSKEELVDIIQNGVPGTAMPGDLVPAEHLDEMADYILSLE, from the coding sequence ATGAAAAATCCTATTATTCCTTTTCTCCTGATTTTCTCACTTGGAATTGGTCTTATTTTCTTTATGTCTCTTTATGGAATTGAGCAAAAAGAAGAAATCGCTAAAGAAGCTGAAGGAGATACTACTGAAGAAGCTGAAGCGGACGTGGCGGATTTCGATCCTGAAGTCGCGATTGGTCAATGTGTTAGCTGTCATGGTGGGGATTTAACTGGTGGAATGGGCGGAGCTGCTCCTGGTTTAGTTGGAACTGATTTATCTAAAGAAGAGCTCGTAGATATCATCCAAAATGGGGTTCCGGGCACTGCAATGCCGGGTGACCTAGTACCAGCAGAACACCTTGATGAAATGGCAGATTATATTTTATCACTTGAATAA
- a CDS encoding tRNA (adenine(22)-N(1))-methyltransferase TrmK: MTTIKLSERLLAVASHITQGAIVADIGSDHAYLPTYLVQKGIIQKAVAGEVVVGPYETARNSVFRHGVSDKITVRLADGLFAIEENDGIDTVTIAGMGGSLIATILEQGKKRLQHVKRLIVQPNLHAKAIREWAVSNNWELVNEQILKEDGKIYEILVLEKGVISYDDLELLVGPFLLAEKNSIFREKWENEISQWTQVLSSLEKAVETPELVNKKEQLSGNIESLGKVLEK; this comes from the coding sequence TTGACAACCATTAAATTATCGGAAAGGCTACTAGCAGTTGCCTCTCACATAACACAAGGAGCTATCGTTGCTGATATTGGTAGTGACCATGCCTATTTACCAACCTATTTAGTTCAAAAAGGGATCATACAAAAAGCTGTCGCAGGTGAAGTTGTAGTCGGTCCTTATGAGACAGCAAGAAATTCTGTTTTTCGACACGGGGTAAGTGACAAAATAACAGTCAGGTTGGCGGACGGTCTTTTTGCTATTGAAGAAAACGACGGCATTGATACCGTAACAATCGCGGGGATGGGTGGATCGTTAATCGCTACAATTTTGGAACAAGGAAAAAAGCGCCTCCAACATGTGAAACGTTTGATTGTTCAACCGAATCTTCATGCAAAAGCGATTCGGGAATGGGCTGTTTCGAACAACTGGGAACTAGTGAATGAACAAATTCTGAAAGAGGATGGAAAAATCTATGAAATTCTTGTGCTTGAAAAAGGAGTTATTTCCTACGATGATCTTGAACTATTAGTAGGTCCGTTTTTGCTTGCCGAGAAGAACAGTATTTTCCGGGAAAAATGGGAAAATGAAATCAGTCAATGGACTCAAGTGTTAAGCTCACTTGAAAAAGCGGTTGAAACCCCAGAGTTGGTTAATAAAAAAGAACAATTGTCCGGCAATATAGAAAGTCTTGGAAAGGTGTTGGAAAAATGA
- a CDS encoding Nif3-like dinuclear metal center hexameric protein gives MKTVNGHEVIELFEKWSPKRYALEGDPVGLHIGQLNRTVEKVLVTLDVNEAVIDEAIEVGANLIIAHHPPIFRPLKNIATDTPQGKVIEKCIKNDISVYAAHTNLDVAPGGVNDLLAARLGLKETKVLSPTYSEALYKFVVFSPATHAEEIRKAMASSGAGAIGEYEGCSFTTSGTGRFTPVGQANPYIGEVGLEEEVDEVKIEAIVPEKLRDKVLRSMLKAHPYEEPAYDIFQLDQQTNNLGLGRVGELDEQVRLGQFVDRVKKAFNVPVVRFVGNPSKVIKKVAVLGGDGNKYIHDAKRSGADVYVTGDLYYHVAHDAEALGLSIVDPGHNIEKVMIEGVVDYMTAACSEEKFAVSFIKSEIKTEPFQFR, from the coding sequence ATGAAAACAGTGAATGGTCATGAAGTCATCGAGCTATTTGAAAAGTGGTCTCCGAAACGGTATGCGCTTGAAGGCGATCCGGTCGGTTTACATATCGGCCAATTGAATCGCACGGTTGAAAAAGTGCTTGTGACACTAGACGTAAACGAAGCAGTTATTGATGAAGCAATTGAAGTTGGAGCAAATCTTATTATTGCGCATCACCCGCCTATATTTCGACCTTTAAAAAACATTGCAACAGATACGCCGCAGGGGAAAGTCATTGAAAAGTGTATTAAAAATGATATTTCAGTTTATGCTGCCCATACAAATCTTGATGTTGCACCAGGCGGGGTAAATGATTTACTTGCGGCGCGGCTAGGCCTAAAAGAAACAAAGGTCTTGTCACCAACGTATTCTGAAGCCTTGTATAAATTTGTAGTATTTAGTCCAGCTACGCATGCTGAAGAAATACGAAAAGCAATGGCATCAAGCGGAGCGGGTGCGATTGGCGAATATGAAGGATGCAGTTTTACGACGAGTGGAACTGGACGATTTACGCCGGTTGGCCAAGCGAATCCATATATAGGAGAAGTTGGGCTAGAGGAAGAGGTAGATGAAGTGAAAATCGAAGCGATTGTACCAGAGAAATTGCGTGATAAGGTGCTTCGCTCAATGCTTAAAGCTCATCCTTATGAAGAACCCGCTTATGATATATTTCAGCTGGATCAGCAAACGAATAATCTGGGACTTGGACGGGTTGGAGAATTGGATGAACAAGTCAGGCTTGGACAATTTGTTGACCGTGTAAAAAAAGCTTTCAATGTCCCTGTAGTCCGTTTTGTTGGAAATCCTTCTAAAGTTATTAAAAAGGTAGCCGTATTGGGCGGAGATGGCAATAAGTATATACACGATGCCAAAAGAAGTGGTGCGGATGTTTATGTTACCGGCGATCTTTATTATCATGTCGCCCATGATGCAGAAGCGTTAGGTCTATCGATTGTGGACCCAGGACATAATATTGAAAAAGTGATGATTGAAGGTGTTGTAGATTATATGACAGCTGCTTGTTCGGAAGAAAAATTTGCGGTTTCATTCATCAAATCAGAAATTAAGACAGAACCATTTCAATTCAGGTAA
- a CDS encoding 4-hydroxy-3-methylbut-2-enyl diphosphate reductase, whose product MKVLKITPRGYCYGVVDAMIIARNAALDKTLPRPIYILGMIVHNKHVTEAFEQDGIITLDGKDRLEILEKADKGTVIFTAHGVSPEVRELTRKKGLVSIDATCPDVTVTHDLIEEKAAEGFDIVYIGKRHHPEPEGAIGVAPKQVHLIETLDDVDKLNVHNEKLLVTNQTTMSQWDVAHLMEALKVKYPHIEAVQEICLATQVRQEAVAEQAGEADLLIVVGDPLSNNSNRLTQVSVEIANTPSYRVSDVSEIEIDWLKGINTVAVTAGASTPTIVVREVIAFLEKFDPEDSTTHHPEKKFLLEKILPRIKNPTPVERIEPYA is encoded by the coding sequence ATGAAAGTGTTGAAGATTACCCCTAGAGGCTATTGCTACGGGGTTGTCGATGCAATGATCATTGCACGAAACGCGGCACTCGACAAAACATTACCAAGACCCATTTATATATTGGGCATGATAGTACACAATAAACACGTAACAGAAGCATTTGAACAAGATGGCATTATCACGTTAGATGGAAAAGATCGTTTGGAAATCCTGGAAAAAGCAGATAAAGGCACAGTTATTTTCACTGCTCACGGTGTTTCTCCAGAAGTTCGAGAGCTTACTAGAAAAAAAGGACTTGTATCCATAGATGCTACTTGTCCGGATGTTACAGTGACACATGATTTAATTGAAGAAAAGGCAGCAGAAGGATTTGACATTGTATACATCGGTAAGCGCCATCACCCAGAACCTGAAGGAGCCATCGGTGTAGCACCAAAACAAGTTCACCTCATTGAGACACTTGATGATGTTGATAAACTAAACGTTCACAATGAAAAACTGCTTGTCACAAATCAAACGACAATGAGTCAATGGGATGTTGCTCATCTGATGGAAGCTTTAAAAGTTAAATATCCGCATATAGAAGCTGTACAAGAAATATGTCTTGCTACACAAGTAAGGCAAGAAGCTGTTGCGGAACAAGCTGGAGAAGCTGACCTGCTCATAGTAGTGGGCGATCCATTGAGTAATAACTCGAACCGACTTACGCAAGTGTCCGTCGAAATTGCCAATACGCCTTCTTATCGAGTTTCTGACGTATCAGAGATTGAGATTGATTGGTTAAAAGGCATTAACACTGTTGCGGTTACAGCCGGTGCCTCTACCCCAACGATTGTTGTTCGTGAGGTCATCGCATTTCTCGAGAAATTTGACCCTGAAGATTCAACGACTCATCATCCAGAAAAGAAGTTTTTGTTAGAAAAAATTCTACCAAGAATTAAAAACCCGACACCAGTCGAACGTATCGAACCATATGCTTAA
- the vrrA gene encoding VrrA/YqfQ family protein, translating into MRYESFYPFSRNQPPPQRPQGFGMRPFPGPGQPPGQPNQFGRPNNPFVNPRQGSQGFPSGQGPSKIDGYMQTANRLINTAQQYAPVVQQFAPMMRNLPAMWKLYKGFQSIPSAGEGTGASTAGGAASGASRAAPRAAEAFTPPSGPRPSIPRIFQPDR; encoded by the coding sequence TTGAGATACGAATCTTTTTATCCATTCTCTCGAAACCAACCGCCACCTCAAAGACCGCAGGGGTTTGGCATGCGCCCATTTCCTGGACCGGGGCAGCCGCCCGGACAACCAAATCAGTTCGGAAGACCGAACAATCCGTTCGTTAATCCTAGACAAGGTTCTCAGGGATTTCCTTCCGGGCAAGGACCTTCAAAAATAGACGGTTATATGCAAACAGCTAATCGGTTAATAAATACTGCCCAACAGTATGCGCCTGTTGTTCAGCAGTTTGCGCCAATGATGCGCAATTTACCTGCAATGTGGAAATTATATAAAGGTTTTCAATCGATTCCGTCCGCTGGAGAAGGTACTGGGGCTTCAACTGCCGGCGGTGCCGCGAGTGGCGCGTCTAGAGCAGCACCGAGAGCCGCAGAAGCTTTTACCCCGCCAAGCGGCCCGCGTCCTTCTATACCAAGAATCTTTCAACCAGACCGATAA
- a CDS encoding DEAD/DEAH box helicase: MSKFTDYQFQPFLREAIRELGFESPTPIQKEIIPLILRGTSAIGQAHTGTGKSHSFLIPIAERTDSSTDDVQAVVVAPTRELATQLFDELAKLTKETAIRSSLLIGGTDKDRSASRLKSNPHIVVGTPGRINYMVENGALLIHTAKILVIDEADLAFDMGFVEDIDKFASKMPSDLEMYVFSATIPENLKPFLNKYMESPAHVKIGKRKSLTEGMRYSLVPVRGMQREKKLLQVLEGITPYLAIIFTNTRKNADALADFMAESGIKVGKIHGDLSPRERTRMMKRIRDLEFEYIVATDLAARGIDIPGVSHVINYELPDELEFFIHRVGRTARAGLEGTAITLYDPSEEDKIIRIEAMGIPFVHEEVKKGEWVEIKERHARKKRTKQLDDIDRKAIAFVRKPKKVKPGYKKKMAQQIENIKKRERRIKRKK; encoded by the coding sequence ATGTCGAAATTCACAGATTATCAATTTCAGCCGTTTCTCCGAGAAGCGATTCGGGAACTCGGCTTTGAAAGTCCAACACCCATTCAGAAGGAAATTATTCCATTAATCCTTCGCGGTACTTCAGCAATTGGTCAAGCGCACACTGGAACAGGGAAATCCCACAGTTTCCTTATTCCAATTGCTGAAAGAACCGATAGTTCTACAGATGATGTACAAGCAGTTGTTGTAGCACCGACACGAGAGTTAGCTACTCAGTTATTTGATGAACTTGCAAAACTAACTAAGGAAACTGCCATTCGGTCGTCGCTTCTTATTGGTGGAACCGATAAGGATCGATCAGCTAGCCGATTGAAATCCAATCCACATATAGTGGTTGGAACACCTGGAAGAATTAATTATATGGTCGAAAATGGTGCGTTATTAATCCACACGGCTAAGATTCTTGTTATTGATGAAGCGGACTTGGCCTTTGATATGGGCTTTGTTGAAGATATTGATAAGTTCGCTTCAAAAATGCCGTCAGATCTAGAAATGTATGTATTTTCCGCGACAATTCCAGAAAACTTAAAACCATTTCTAAATAAGTATATGGAATCGCCTGCGCATGTGAAGATTGGAAAGCGTAAATCTTTAACAGAAGGTATGCGTTATTCACTTGTTCCAGTTCGGGGAATGCAACGCGAGAAGAAATTGTTGCAAGTACTTGAAGGGATCACGCCATACTTGGCAATCATCTTTACAAATACCCGGAAAAATGCAGATGCATTGGCAGACTTCATGGCAGAATCCGGAATCAAAGTCGGGAAGATTCATGGTGATCTATCACCGCGTGAAAGAACACGTATGATGAAAAGAATCCGCGACTTGGAATTCGAATATATTGTTGCGACCGATCTTGCTGCTCGGGGCATTGATATTCCTGGTGTCAGCCACGTTATTAACTACGAATTACCCGATGAATTAGAATTCTTCATTCACCGTGTCGGACGCACAGCACGAGCAGGACTTGAAGGAACTGCAATCACCTTATATGATCCATCCGAAGAGGATAAAATCATCCGAATAGAAGCAATGGGAATTCCGTTTGTTCACGAAGAAGTGAAAAAAGGTGAATGGGTTGAAATTAAGGAAAGACACGCAAGAAAAAAGAGAACGAAGCAATTAGACGATATTGATCGGAAAGCCATTGCTTTTGTTCGTAAACCTAAAAAAGTCAAACCGGGCTATAAGAAAAAAATGGCCCAACAAATTGAAAACATAAAGAAACGTGAAAGGAGAATTAAGCGTAAAAAATGA
- a CDS encoding deoxyribonuclease IV, which translates to MTVIKPLLLGSHVSMSGKKMLLGSSEDALNYGATTFMIYTGAPQNTRRKPIEELNIEEGLKHMKANGISDIVVHAPYIINIANTTKPATFQLGVDFLQKEIERTAALGVNQIVLHPGAHVGAGVEAGTAKIIEGLNEVLSQDYPVRIALETMAGKGTEIGRNFDEIARIIDGVTHNERLSVCFDTCHVHDAGYDIVNDFKGVLDEFDHIVGKDRISVIHVNDSKNERGAMKDRHENLGFGHIGFEALNFIVHHPEFQSIPKILETPFVGADPKKKVAPYKFEIEMLKSNMFQPDKIELLKV; encoded by the coding sequence ATGACAGTTATAAAACCTTTATTACTTGGATCTCACGTTTCAATGAGCGGGAAGAAAATGTTACTCGGTTCAAGTGAGGATGCACTTAATTATGGTGCAACAACATTCATGATTTACACAGGAGCACCGCAAAACACGCGCAGAAAGCCAATCGAGGAGCTAAATATCGAGGAAGGCTTGAAACATATGAAGGCCAATGGCATTTCAGACATTGTTGTTCATGCTCCGTACATTATAAATATTGCAAACACTACAAAGCCGGCTACCTTTCAATTAGGTGTTGACTTTTTGCAAAAGGAAATTGAACGAACAGCTGCACTGGGAGTGAATCAAATCGTTCTTCATCCGGGTGCTCATGTCGGTGCCGGCGTTGAAGCTGGAACTGCAAAAATAATCGAAGGATTAAATGAAGTGCTATCTCAAGATTACCCAGTTCGTATCGCGCTAGAAACCATGGCCGGTAAAGGAACAGAAATTGGTCGCAATTTTGATGAAATAGCCAGAATTATCGACGGCGTGACCCATAATGAGCGTTTGTCTGTATGCTTTGATACTTGTCACGTTCATGACGCTGGTTATGATATTGTAAATGACTTCAAAGGCGTTCTCGATGAATTCGATCATATCGTGGGCAAAGATCGAATCTCTGTTATTCATGTGAACGATAGCAAAAATGAACGTGGTGCAATGAAGGATCGACATGAAAACTTGGGCTTCGGTCATATTGGATTCGAAGCATTAAACTTTATTGTCCATCACCCCGAATTCCAAAGCATTCCAAAAATTTTGGAGACACCTTTTGTTGGAGCCGATCCAAAGAAAAAGGTTGCCCCTTATAAATTTGAAATTGAAATGCTTAAGTCGAATATGTTCCAGCCAGATAAAATTGAACTTCTAAAAGTATAA
- a CDS encoding metal ABC transporter ATP-binding protein encodes MKNILIDLDDVYFSYEQTTVLENIDLTVKEGEFWALIGPNGSGKSTLINIILGLLKPNRGSVLLFEQDVERFQHRELIGYVSQKSNSFNSGFPATVMEVVRSGLTRKTGLFKSFANRDEKKAIHALSVVGMEEYAKQNIGELSGGQQQRVFIARALVGDPKLLVMDEPTVGIDQQNVKSFYSMLNKLNREHGIAILLVTHEIDLVTDLATHVACLNRTIHFHGMQSDFKKMEDEDISKWYGHPVRRVHQHTEETES; translated from the coding sequence ATGAAAAATATACTTATTGATTTGGACGATGTTTATTTTAGTTATGAGCAAACAACTGTCCTTGAAAATATAGACTTAACTGTAAAAGAAGGGGAGTTCTGGGCGCTTATCGGGCCAAACGGGTCGGGAAAATCAACACTTATCAATATTATTCTTGGACTTTTGAAACCGAATCGCGGTTCAGTATTGTTATTCGAACAAGATGTGGAGCGTTTTCAACACCGGGAACTAATTGGCTACGTTTCTCAAAAATCAAATTCATTTAACTCTGGGTTCCCTGCAACTGTTATGGAAGTTGTTAGAAGCGGCCTGACAAGAAAAACAGGCTTATTTAAAAGTTTTGCTAACAGAGATGAAAAAAAAGCAATTCATGCACTAAGCGTAGTTGGTATGGAAGAGTATGCAAAACAAAATATCGGAGAATTATCCGGTGGTCAGCAGCAGCGCGTATTTATTGCGCGGGCACTTGTGGGTGATCCAAAACTGTTAGTGATGGACGAACCAACTGTAGGCATAGATCAACAAAATGTGAAATCGTTTTATTCTATGCTAAATAAATTGAATCGTGAACATGGTATTGCTATTTTGCTAGTCACGCATGAAATCGATTTAGTTACAGATTTAGCAACGCATGTCGCTTGTTTAAACCGTACGATTCACTTCCATGGTATGCAATCAGACTTCAAGAAAATGGAAGATGAAGATATATCAAAATGGTATGGTCATCCAGTTAGACGTGTCCATCAGCATACAGAGGAGACGGAATCATGA
- a CDS encoding metal ABC transporter permease: MINALLTYEFLQNAFLSGIIIGVIAPLLGLFIVVRRLALIADALSHVALAGIAGSLFLSQQVLFFSGLNPVYLGIGSAVGGSLLIEKLRGMYEHYEELAIPVILSAGIGFGAIFISLSKGFGSDLIGYLFGSVSAVSRQDLLIVIVIAIIVIGYIRFLYKELFVLSFDPEYSKVSGINARFIQMFFMIITALVIGASMRIVGILLVSSLMTVPVAAAMQIAKSFKGAMIYSIIFGEIAVIIGLFSAYHLDIAPGGTIVVTSILLLLIVLAWKKVRGDRKTVNVEGELV, encoded by the coding sequence ATGATTAATGCACTTCTTACTTATGAATTTTTACAAAATGCGTTTTTATCCGGAATAATTATCGGTGTTATCGCGCCTCTTCTCGGACTTTTTATTGTTGTTCGACGTCTTGCTTTAATCGCTGACGCCTTAAGCCATGTAGCGCTTGCGGGAATTGCGGGAAGTCTGTTTTTGAGTCAACAAGTTTTGTTTTTCTCCGGACTTAATCCCGTGTATCTTGGAATCGGCTCTGCGGTCGGCGGATCTCTCTTAATCGAAAAGTTAAGAGGTATGTATGAGCATTATGAAGAATTGGCTATTCCAGTGATATTGTCAGCTGGGATTGGGTTTGGCGCAATATTTATTTCTCTTTCTAAAGGGTTTGGCTCTGATTTAATCGGTTATTTATTTGGCTCGGTTTCAGCTGTCAGCCGACAGGATTTACTCATTGTTATCGTGATTGCTATTATCGTTATCGGGTACATTCGATTTTTATATAAGGAACTTTTCGTGCTTTCATTTGACCCGGAATACTCGAAAGTGTCGGGCATTAATGCTCGTTTTATTCAAATGTTTTTTATGATAATTACAGCGCTCGTTATCGGTGCATCGATGCGAATTGTAGGCATATTGCTCGTTTCATCATTGATGACTGTTCCTGTTGCAGCAGCCATGCAAATCGCCAAAAGTTTTAAAGGGGCTATGATTTATTCCATCATTTTCGGGGAGATTGCAGTAATTATAGGCCTGTTTTCTGCCTATCATTTGGATATCGCACCCGGCGGAACAATTGTTGTCACATCGATTCTATTGTTGTTAATTGTCTTGGCTTGGAAAAAAGTCCGTGGTGATCGGAAAACTGTTAATGTTGAGGGGGAGCTTGTATGA
- a CDS encoding Fur family transcriptional regulator, with amino-acid sequence MTIDEAWRILGENQLKRTKNREVLLDLFLENDRYLTAGTIKDFMESENPGISFDTIYRNLTTFTELGILEETELSGERHFRMHCDAGVHHHHFICTTCGKTQNIPDCPMDLIAINLPNYEIKGHKFEIYGKCPLCVA; translated from the coding sequence ATGACGATTGATGAAGCATGGCGTATTCTTGGAGAAAATCAATTGAAGCGAACCAAAAATAGAGAAGTACTGCTAGATTTGTTTTTGGAAAATGATCGCTATTTAACGGCTGGAACGATAAAAGATTTCATGGAATCCGAAAATCCAGGCATAAGTTTTGATACGATATACCGAAATTTAACGACATTTACTGAATTAGGAATTCTAGAGGAAACTGAACTGTCGGGTGAAAGACATTTTCGAATGCACTGTGATGCGGGTGTTCATCATCATCATTTCATTTGTACAACATGCGGTAAAACACAAAACATTCCAGATTGCCCGATGGATTTAATCGCTATAAACTTGCCGAACTATGAAATTAAAGGGCATAAATTTGAAATATATGGTAAATGCCCGTTATGTGTTGCATGA
- the ispG gene encoding flavodoxin-dependent (E)-4-hydroxy-3-methylbut-2-enyl-diphosphate synthase gives MSEIIHRSKTRPVRVGNLTIGGSDELFIQSMTTTKTHDVDATVEEILRLEEAGVQIIRVACPDERAALSIGAIKKRINVPLVVDIHFDYKLALIAIEQGADKIRINPGNIGRQAKVEAVVNAAKAKGIPIRIGVNAGSLERKILEKYGYPTADGMVESALHHIKILEDLDFHDIIVSLKASDVNLAVEAYMKAAAAFDYPLHLGITESGTQFAGTVKSSAGLGTLLSAGIGNTLRVSLSADPVEEVKVGRELLKVFGLSSDAATLISCPTCGRIEIDLISIANEVEEYISNIKAPLKVAVLGCAVNGPGEAREADIGIAGARGEGLLFMKGKTVRKVPEETMVEELKVEIDKLAEEYFEKKRQEELLLEAEGAK, from the coding sequence ATGAGTGAAATTATTCACCGATCTAAAACACGTCCAGTGCGAGTCGGTAATTTAACGATTGGCGGAAGTGATGAACTATTTATACAAAGCATGACAACAACTAAAACCCACGATGTAGATGCTACAGTTGAAGAAATTCTGCGACTTGAAGAAGCTGGCGTGCAAATCATTAGAGTCGCATGTCCAGATGAACGCGCAGCGCTTTCCATTGGAGCTATCAAAAAGCGAATTAATGTGCCGCTCGTCGTTGATATCCATTTCGATTACAAACTAGCTTTAATTGCAATTGAACAAGGCGCGGATAAAATCCGGATTAATCCAGGCAATATCGGCAGACAAGCAAAAGTCGAAGCAGTTGTTAATGCTGCTAAAGCGAAAGGTATTCCAATTCGAATTGGCGTTAATGCCGGATCACTGGAAAGAAAAATCCTTGAAAAGTACGGCTATCCAACTGCTGATGGAATGGTTGAAAGTGCCCTGCATCATATTAAAATATTAGAAGATCTCGATTTTCATGATATTATCGTTTCACTTAAAGCATCCGATGTGAATCTTGCAGTGGAAGCTTATATGAAAGCTGCAGCCGCATTCGATTACCCGCTTCACCTAGGGATCACCGAATCCGGAACTCAATTTGCTGGAACCGTAAAAAGCTCTGCAGGCCTCGGAACACTCCTTTCAGCTGGAATCGGAAACACGCTTCGTGTATCGCTTAGCGCGGATCCAGTTGAAGAAGTTAAAGTCGGTCGTGAATTATTAAAGGTGTTCGGTCTCTCTTCCGATGCAGCGACACTTATCTCTTGTCCTACATGCGGACGAATTGAAATCGACCTAATCTCAATTGCAAATGAAGTCGAAGAATATATTTCAAACATAAAAGCACCGCTTAAAGTGGCGGTTCTTGGTTGCGCGGTAAACGGTCCAGGAGAAGCTAGAGAAGCGGATATCGGTATAGCGGGAGCACGCGGTGAAGGCCTTTTATTCATGAAAGGAAAAACCGTTCGAAAAGTCCCTGAGGAAACAATGGTTGAAGAATTAAAAGTCGAAATCGACAAACTTGCGGAAGAATACTTCGAAAAGAAACGTCAAGAAGAATTATTACTTGAAGCGGAAGGCGCTAAATGA